The following coding sequences lie in one Rickettsia hoogstraalii genomic window:
- a CDS encoding autotransporter outer membrane beta-barrel domain-containing protein, giving the protein MANISPKLFQKAIQKGLKTALFTTSTAAIMLSSSGALGVASGVISVNDAAFNDLAAANNWNEITAGGAANDNPANGPQDNWAFTYGGDHTITANVAARIITAINVAGTNPGGLNVTQNTSVGSIVTGGNSLPVTIADGKSLTLTGTESVAANHGFDATADNYTGLGAITLGGATAGLTIQSAAPNLIVPAGAIDGDDDDHGEITVNTQTSFTGAIGGTKTLHAVTFNNGNAGGMSTARAISATTVTIGEDAGNVASVVQTGLITGAVNFAADGTLTANNGITGAVTTANNNTGTLVVGAGNVTGAIGTNXFEGQSNVTTIDATTVTINAEANVTAAGAITAAVNFAADGTLTANNGITGAVTTANNNTGTLVVGAGNVTGAIGTNGGNILEVVQFEGQSNVTTIDATTVTINAEANVTAAGAITAAVNFAADGTLTANNGITGAVTTANNNTGTLVVGAGNVTGAVGTNAASLKVLNAKVDNGAVDLVFGSDIYAQTVNFDDIAGGGAVGTIQVGGNLVATNVNFGGNAAGGTLEFNGPLDGGGNVIHYQFKGAIVNGNNAILNVNTGSLTAYHPTIGTVARINIGANNLFTIDASAGDVTILDGQAIAFGNAGSVLALSNLTGVGVKNVLLAADLAAPGANEGGLIFNGGANGLNIGSNAAGTARKMGDRGGDKFNSLLIKDVVTITDDVNLGGIHNVIVNNNADFTSNTAVNADAIQINDGIYRVDASGGDVIVPAANIEFAHANAQLVLQNSSNADDRTITLIADINPNNDDEGIVTLNSVNAGKKLTIAGGVTLGRVHRLQAIKFQGVGDFGTAGITFNTANIELDTTGATELGATLGNVILINNNVQLTQTGNIGGFLDFNATNGTVTLNNGVNIAGAVQNTGGTNTGTLIALGASNLGSVNGLTMLKVGAGAVSITQGGNTSITEIQGNGTALLTLPANFNLTGSINKTGGQALKLNFTNGGSVSGVVGTAANSVGDITTAGTTNFASSVNAKGAATLGGTTSFADTFTNTGAVTLAKASITNFAKNVTATSFAANNATINFGNSLAFNSNITGSGTTLTLGASQVTYTGTGSFTDTLTLNTTFDGAAKSGGNILIKSCSTLDLSGVSTLALVVTATNFDINNISPDTKYTVISAEAAGGLKPTPAGNVKVTVNNDNRFVNFTFDESTLTLFAKDVSQEVIDNDFKPGGPLANIPNAANIKKSLELMEQAPIGSDARLVFGNWGKLTPIQEADAVTHLMQDVVKPSDTIAAINNQVILSNISSSLINLNARMDVIQPAVVAAGDKDRDAKFGAWISPFVGNATQKMRNNISGYKSDTTGGTIGFDGLVNDDLALGLAYTRTDTDIKLKNNKTGYKNKVESNIYSVYGLYNVPYENLFVEAIASYSDNRIKSKSRRVIATALETVGYQTASGKYKSESYTGQLMAGYTYMMPENINLTPLAGLRYSVIKDKGYKETGTTNQNLTVKGKNYNTFDGLLGAKVSSNINVGEVVLTPELYAMVDYAFKNKVPAIDARLQGMTAPFPTNSFKQSKTSFDVGVGVTAKHKMMEYGINYDTNIGSKYFAQQGSVKVRVNF; this is encoded by the coding sequence ATGGCGAATATTTCTCCAAAATTATTTCAAAAAGCAATTCAAAAAGGTCTTAAGACCGCTTTATTCACCACCTCAACCGCAGCGATAATGCTGAGTAGTAGCGGGGCACTCGGTGTCGCTTCAGGTGTTATTTCTGTTAATGATGCAGCATTTAATGATCTTGCTGCTGCCAATAATTGGAATGAGATAACGGCTGGAGGAGCAGCTAATGATAATCCTGCTAACGGTCCTCAAGACAATTGGGCATTTACTTACGGTGGTGATCATACTATCACTGCAAATGTAGCTGCTCGTATTATTACGGCTATAAATGTTGCAGGCACTAATCCCGGAGGTCTAAATGTTACTCAAAATACCAGCGTCGGTTCTATTGTTACAGGCGGTAACTCGTTACCTGTTACTATCGCTGACGGCAAAAGCTTAACTTTAACCGGTACTGAGTCAGTTGCTGCAAATCATGGTTTTGATGCTACTGCTGATAATTATACAGGTTTAGGAGCTATTACCCTAGGCGGTGCCACTGCAGGCTTAACTATACAATCTGCTGCTCCGAATTTAATAGTTCCTGCCGGGGCTATAGACGGTGATGACGATGATCATGGTGAAATAACTGTTAATACTCAAACAAGTTTTACCGGAGCAATCGGTGGAACCAAAACTTTGCATGCCGTAACGTTTAATAACGGTAATGCAGGCGGAATGAGTACAGCAAGAGCAATAAGTGCAACAACAGTAACGATAGGAGAGGATGCAGGTAATGTTGCGTCAGTGGTACAAACCGGACTAATAACTGGAGCTGTGAATTTTGCAGCTGATGGTACGTTAACAGCAAATAACGGAATTACCGGAGCAGTAACTACGGCTAATAATAATACCGGTACACTTGTAGTTGGAGCAGGTAATGTAACTGGAGCGATAGGAACAAATGNATTTGAAGGTCAGAGTAACGTAACAACAATTGATGCAACAACAGTAACCATTAATGCAGAGGCAAATGTAACGGCAGCAGGAGCAATCACAGCAGCAGTAAATTTTGCAGCTGATGGTACGTTAACAGCAAATAACGGAATTACCGGAGCAGTAACTACGGCTAATAATAATACCGGTACACTTGTAGTTGGAGCAGGTAATGTAACTGGAGCGATAGGAACAAATGGCGGTAATATATTAGAAGTAGTACAATTTGAAGGTCAGAGTAACGTAACAACAATTGATGCAACAACAGTAACCATTAATGCAGAGGCAAATGTAACGGCAGCAGGAGCAATCACAGCAGCAGTAAATTTTGCAGCTGATGGTACGTTAACAGCAAATAACGGAATTACCGGAGCAGTAACTACGGCTAATAATAATACCGGTACACTTGTAGTTGGAGCAGGTAATGTAACTGGAGCGGTAGGTACAAATGCAGCATCTCTAAAAGTTCTGAATGCTAAAGTTGATAATGGTGCTGTGGACCTTGTGTTTGGTAGTGATATTTATGCACAAACCGTAAATTTTGATGATATTGCCGGCGGTGGAGCAGTCGGTACGATACAAGTCGGCGGTAATTTAGTAGCTACAAATGTAAATTTCGGTGGGAATGCAGCCGGTGGTACGTTAGAGTTTAACGGTCCTCTTGACGGTGGTGGTAACGTAATTCATTACCAGTTTAAAGGAGCTATAGTAAACGGTAATAATGCTATACTTAATGTTAATACCGGCTCTCTTACGGCATATCATCCAACTATAGGAACGGTTGCAAGAATCAATATTGGAGCTAACAACCTTTTTACAATAGATGCAAGTGCTGGTGACGTTACTATATTAGACGGTCAAGCAATTGCTTTTGGAAATGCAGGTTCTGTTTTAGCTCTTTCTAACTTAACCGGAGTCGGAGTAAAAAATGTATTATTAGCAGCTGATTTAGCGGCACCGGGTGCCAATGAAGGTGGATTAATCTTTAACGGTGGGGCTAATGGACTGAATATCGGAAGTAATGCAGCAGGTACCGCTAGAAAGATGGGTGATAGAGGCGGCGATAAATTTAACTCTTTATTAATTAAGGATGTGGTTACAATAACCGACGATGTAAATTTAGGCGGTATCCACAACGTTATTGTTAACAATAATGCAGATTTTACTAGTAATACGGCAGTTAATGCTGATGCTATACAAATAAACGATGGTATTTATAGAGTTGATGCAAGCGGCGGTGATGTGATTGTACCGGCAGCAAATATTGAATTTGCACATGCAAATGCTCAGCTAGTATTACAAAATAGTTCAAATGCAGATGACCGTACGATCACGTTAATTGCAGATATAAACCCTAATAATGACGATGAGGGTATAGTAACCTTAAATTCCGTAAACGCAGGGAAAAAATTAACGATAGCCGGAGGCGTTACACTCGGTAGAGTTCATAGATTACAAGCTATAAAATTTCAAGGAGTAGGAGATTTCGGTACAGCAGGTATCACTTTCAATACGGCAAATATAGAACTTGATACTACAGGTGCGACAGAGCTTGGGGCTACTCTGGGGAATGTAATATTAATTAATAATAATGTTCAGTTAACTCAAACCGGTAATATTGGCGGTTTCTTAGATTTTAATGCAACAAACGGTACGGTAACATTAAATAACGGTGTAAATATTGCGGGAGCGGTCCAAAATACCGGCGGTACTAATACCGGTACGTTAATAGCTTTAGGTGCAAGTAATCTTGGTAGTGTTAACGGCCTCACAATGTTAAAAGTTGGTGCCGGGGCTGTAAGCATAACCCAAGGCGGTAATACTAGCATCACTGAAATCCAAGGTAATGGTACAGCACTCTTAACATTACCTGCAAACTTTAACTTAACAGGCAGCATAAATAAAACCGGTGGTCAGGCTCTGAAGTTAAACTTCACAAATGGCGGTAGTGTTAGCGGTGTTGTAGGGACTGCGGCTAATTCGGTTGGTGATATAACAACGGCAGGCACAACAAACTTTGCAAGCAGTGTTAATGCGAAAGGTGCGGCGACGCTCGGCGGTACTACAAGTTTTGCCGATACATTTACTAACACCGGTGCAGTTACTTTAGCTAAAGCTTCTATCACTAATTTTGCTAAAAATGTAACGGCTACCAGCTTTGCAGCTAACAATGCTACTATTAATTTCGGTAATAGCCTAGCCTTTAATAGTAATATAACAGGTAGCGGTACTACACTTACTTTAGGTGCAAGCCAAGTAACATATACCGGCACCGGTAGCTTTACCGATACGCTAACCTTAAATACTACTTTTGACGGAGCAGCTAAGTCAGGAGGTAATATACTAATTAAATCATGTAGTACTCTTGATTTATCAGGGGTTTCAACTTTAGCACTTGTTGTTACTGCTACTAATTTCGACATTAATAATATAAGTCCAGATACAAAATATACGGTAATATCTGCAGAAGCGGCAGGTGGATTAAAGCCTACTCCCGCAGGTAATGTTAAAGTAACCGTTAATAATGACAACCGCTTTGTCAACTTTACTTTTGATGAATCAACTTTAACGTTATTTGCGAAAGATGTATCTCAAGAAGTTATAGATAACGACTTCAAACCGGGCGGACCGCTTGCAAATATCCCAAATGCTGCAAACATAAAGAAATCGCTTGAGTTAATGGAGCAAGCACCAATCGGTTCAGATGCACGTTTAGTTTTCGGTAACTGGGGTAAACTGACTCCAATCCAAGAAGCAGATGCTGTAACTCACCTCATGCAAGACGTTGTAAAACCTAGCGATACTATAGCTGCTATTAATAATCAAGTTATACTAAGTAATATCTCAAGTAGCTTAATTAATCTAAATGCTAGAATGGATGTAATACAGCCGGCTGTCGTAGCTGCCGGTGATAAGGACAGAGATGCTAAGTTTGGTGCGTGGATAAGCCCATTTGTCGGTAATGCAACGCAGAAGATGCGTAACAATATAAGCGGTTATAAGTCTGATACAACCGGTGGCACTATAGGTTTTGACGGCTTAGTTAACGATGATTTAGCACTCGGGCTTGCATATACAAGAACCGATACCGATATTAAGCTGAAAAATAATAAGACGGGCTATAAGAATAAGGTAGAGAGTAACATCTATTCCGTATACGGTTTATATAATGTACCTTATGAAAATCTCTTCGTTGAAGCTATAGCATCTTACTCGGATAATAGGATAAAAAGCAAATCAAGACGTGTTATTGCAACGGCACTAGAGACTGTCGGCTATCAAACCGCAAGCGGTAAGTATAAATCTGAAAGCTATACAGGTCAGTTAATGGCTGGTTATACCTATATGATGCCTGAAAATATTAACCTAACACCGCTAGCTGGGCTTAGATATTCGGTTATCAAAGATAAGGGTTATAAAGAAACCGGTACTACTAACCAAAACCTTACAGTTAAAGGCAAGAACTATAACACTTTCGATGGTTTACTCGGTGCTAAAGTATCAAGTAATATCAATGTAGGTGAAGTAGTGCTAACTCCTGAGCTTTATGCAATGGTTGATTATGCATTCAAGAATAAAGTTCCGGCGATTGATGCAAGATTACAAGGTATGACTGCTCCTTTCCCAACCAACAGCTTTAAGCAAAGCAAAACAAGCTTTGATGTCGGTGTTGGTGTTACTGCTAAGCATAAAATGATGGAATACGGTATTAACTACGATACCAATATTGGAAGTAAGTATTTCGCTCAGCAAGGTAGTGTAAAAGTTCGTGTAAACTTCTAA
- a CDS encoding ankyrin repeat domain-containing protein: MKLIKYLVNHTLVGKNTGQQTLLEKVAQIYDKNINISKLVKVLIKDNAGFDKALGQKLLQKAIYADDLELVETLYSRGADAQYKDQLGRSGLHHAIKANCGEELIQFLIEHTTDINYRDKSGLNPLGLAKSNNCTVATKLLLEAGAYEGYMYDDVIKVLGEYGY; this comes from the coding sequence ATGAAATTAATAAAGTATCTAGTAAATCATACGTTAGTCGGTAAAAACACGGGTCAGCAAACACTTTTAGAAAAAGTAGCTCAAATTTATGATAAGAACATAAATATCTCAAAACTAGTAAAAGTTTTGATTAAAGATAATGCAGGATTTGATAAAGCTTTAGGACAAAAGCTTTTACAAAAAGCAATATATGCTGATGATTTGGAGTTAGTAGAAACTTTATATAGTAGGGGTGCTGATGCCCAGTATAAAGACCAATTAGGACGTAGCGGCTTGCATCATGCTATAAAAGCTAATTGCGGTGAAGAATTAATACAGTTTTTAATTGAACATACTACAGATATTAATTATCGTGATAAATCAGGCTTAAATCCTCTAGGCTTAGCAAAGAGTAATAATTGTACCGTAGCTACAAAATTATTACTCGAAGCAGGTGCTTATGAAGGTTATATGTATGATGATGTTATTAAGGTGTTAGGAGAATACGGATACTAA
- a CDS encoding DNA translocase FtsK has product MLYYINKILSNNKVQAVILGIIGFAIVTVLTSYNIDDPSFNSVTTEYPSNLVGIPGSYLSDFLYQFFGLAAFIIPLACFVWGRNCWYGRYRGSFIRIFVMLLALISSSTLLSKIKLEFIPANAGGAVGIIASNFFERFTNQLYLLLIFFTFIILVVLLEIKFTSLSNFIIKLGKFLIYRVQSFLHNIFSQLSSVRLFSTNNNDKINIISSYQKPVSEKVKFTEEAKPVPANPIKFFSKPVSPKISQSEIAELPPISLLRDPENHHVKGASSSELKQKAEELLTVLNDFGVKGHIININQGPVVTQYEFEPAAGTKTSRVVGLSDDIARSLSALSTRIAVIPGKNVLGIELPNKQREFFCLKELIETPEYQDKSTLLPLVLGKDLAGKPLIADLAKMPHLLVAGTTGSGKSVGINAMIVSLLYRYTPEECRFIMIDPKMLELSAYDGIPHLLTPVVTEPSKAVVALKWAVKEMENRYRMMSNIGVKNIAGYNTKILEAVKENRVIERSIQTGFDPETGKPIYETVTMNMEKLPYIVVIVDEMADLMLVAGKDIEMLIQRLAQMARAAGIHIIMATQRPSVDVITGVIKANFPSRISFKVTSKIDSRTILGEQGSEQLLGMGDMLFMGNASKISRVHGPFVNEAEIEKITEYLKETGTPEYISAVTEQPEEDDSSIDIGDGTSDEVLYKKAVQIVRDERKSSISYIQRSLRIGYNKAANLVEKMEKEGIVSPPNHTGKREILLPER; this is encoded by the coding sequence ATGCTATATTACATAAATAAAATTCTTTCAAATAATAAAGTACAAGCTGTTATCTTAGGGATAATCGGGTTTGCTATTGTTACTGTTCTCACGTCATATAATATAGACGATCCGTCTTTTAACTCGGTTACAACAGAGTATCCTAGTAATTTAGTCGGAATTCCTGGCTCTTATTTATCAGACTTTTTATATCAATTTTTTGGGTTGGCTGCTTTTATTATACCGCTTGCTTGCTTTGTTTGGGGTAGAAATTGTTGGTATGGAAGATATCGCGGCTCATTTATCCGTATATTTGTAATGTTGCTTGCTCTCATTAGCAGTAGCACATTATTATCTAAGATTAAGCTAGAATTCATACCTGCAAATGCAGGCGGAGCTGTTGGAATAATAGCTTCTAATTTTTTTGAGCGATTTACAAATCAACTATACTTATTATTAATATTTTTTACATTTATTATATTAGTTGTTTTACTTGAAATTAAATTTACTTCTTTAAGTAATTTTATTATTAAGCTAGGTAAATTTTTAATCTATCGGGTACAATCTTTTTTACATAATATATTTTCACAATTGTCTTCGGTAAGATTATTCTCTACTAACAATAATGATAAGATAAATATAATTTCTTCTTACCAAAAACCTGTAAGTGAAAAAGTAAAATTCACTGAAGAAGCAAAACCTGTACCTGCAAATCCTATAAAATTCTTTAGTAAGCCGGTTAGCCCTAAAATATCTCAAAGCGAAATAGCAGAATTGCCGCCTATTTCGTTATTACGTGATCCTGAAAACCATCATGTAAAAGGGGCTTCTTCCTCAGAGCTTAAGCAAAAAGCCGAGGAGCTATTAACCGTGCTGAATGATTTTGGAGTTAAAGGGCATATAATTAATATCAATCAAGGACCTGTTGTAACTCAATATGAATTTGAGCCGGCAGCAGGTACGAAAACATCAAGGGTAGTAGGATTATCCGACGATATAGCACGCTCGCTTTCGGCTCTATCGACAAGGATAGCAGTCATACCCGGTAAAAATGTGCTTGGCATTGAGCTTCCTAATAAGCAGCGTGAATTCTTTTGTTTGAAAGAGCTTATAGAGACTCCCGAGTACCAAGACAAATCAACTTTATTGCCGTTAGTCTTGGGTAAAGATTTAGCAGGTAAGCCGCTGATTGCCGATCTTGCTAAAATGCCTCATTTATTAGTAGCAGGAACCACCGGCTCAGGTAAATCGGTCGGTATTAATGCGATGATTGTGTCGCTCTTATACCGTTATACTCCCGAAGAGTGCCGCTTTATCATGATTGACCCGAAAATGCTTGAATTATCGGCTTATGATGGAATACCGCATTTGCTAACTCCCGTGGTAACTGAGCCTTCTAAAGCGGTAGTTGCTCTTAAATGGGCAGTTAAGGAAATGGAAAATCGCTATAGAATGATGAGTAATATCGGCGTTAAGAATATTGCAGGTTATAATACAAAAATCTTAGAAGCGGTTAAAGAGAATAGAGTAATTGAGCGTTCGATTCAAACGGGTTTTGACCCTGAAACAGGTAAACCTATTTACGAAACCGTTACGATGAATATGGAAAAGCTACCTTACATAGTGGTTATTGTCGATGAGATGGCTGATTTAATGCTAGTTGCCGGTAAAGATATCGAGATGCTGATTCAAAGGCTTGCTCAGATGGCAAGAGCGGCAGGCATTCATATTATTATGGCGACACAAAGACCATCTGTAGACGTTATTACCGGTGTCATTAAAGCCAATTTCCCAAGTCGTATTAGCTTTAAAGTTACCTCTAAAATCGATAGCCGAACGATTTTAGGCGAGCAAGGTTCTGAGCAGTTACTCGGTATGGGTGATATGTTATTTATGGGTAATGCTTCAAAGATAAGTAGGGTACACGGACCGTTTGTTAATGAAGCCGAAATCGAGAAAATTACGGAATATTTGAAAGAGACCGGTACGCCTGAATATATCTCAGCCGTTACCGAGCAGCCTGAAGAAGACGATAGTAGCATTGATATCGGTGACGGTACATCTGATGAAGTGCTTTACAAAAAAGCTGTGCAGATAGTGCGTGACGAACGTAAATCCTCCATTAGCTATATCCAAAGGTCGCTTAGAATCGGCTATAACAAAGCTGCCAACTTAGTTGAGAAAATGGAGAAAGAGGGAATAGTCTCACCACCGAATCATACAGGTAAAAGAGAGATATTACTGCCTGAGAGGTAA